A single window of Candidatus Omnitrophota bacterium DNA harbors:
- a CDS encoding prepilin-type N-terminal cleavage/methylation domain-containing protein codes for MQKRSGFTLIELVMVIVILGILAAVAIPRFVSLQDEARNASAEGSIGGMRTAVSGYYAETAATLTSGATFPAAMATSLFADGTVPTFESPYTYSYSSGTGVVTKGTNG; via the coding sequence AAAAAGATCAGGTTTCACCCTCATCGAGCTGGTCATGGTTATCGTTATTCTCGGTATCCTGGCCGCTGTGGCGATTCCGCGTTTTGTAAGTTTGCAGGATGAAGCGCGTAATGCCTCTGCTGAGGGAAGTATTGGTGGTATGAGAACAGCCGTAAGCGGCTACTATGCTGAGACAGCCGCTACATTGACATCGGGTGCGACTTTCCCGGCGGCGATGGCGACATCATTATTTGCCGATGGTACAGTTCCGACCTTTGAATCACCGTACACGTACAGTTATAGCTCGGGTACCGGTGTTGTGACCAAGGGTACAAACGGTTAA